From the genome of Brevundimonas sp. NIBR11:
TTCGTCGGCTCCAACTCCGCCCTCGTCGCCCCTGTGACCATCGGCGCCGGCGCCATGGTCGGATCGGGCTCGGTCATCACCCGCGATGTCGAGCCGGGCGCCCTGGCCCTGGGACGCGGCGAGCAGAGGGTTAAGCCCGGCTGGGCCGCGCGCTTCATGGAGACGATGCGCGCCAAGAAGGCGAAGAAATGAGCGACGCGCAAAAGCAACGCGCCGGAGAAGCCGCGGCCCTCCGCGTCGAGGCCGGCATGGTCGTGGGCCTGGGCACCGGCTCCACAGCCGCCTGGTTCGTCAAGGCGCTGGCGGCGCGGAACCTGACCGGGCTGCGCTGCGTCCCGACCTCGGAGAAGACCGCCGACCTGGCCCGCGAGCTCGGCCTGCCTCTGGTCACTCTGGAGGACGTGTCGAAGATCGACCTGACCGTCGACGGGGCCGACGAGGTCGGGCCGGGTCTGGCCCTCATCAAGGGCGGAGGCGCGGCCCTGTTGCGCGAGAAATTGGTGTGGGAGGCGTCGGATCGCTGCATCGTCATCGCCGATGCGGCCAAGGTCGTGCCGGTGCTCGGCGCCTTCCCCCTGCCGATCGAGGTCGTCGCCTTCGGGCACAAGACCACCGGC
Proteins encoded in this window:
- the rpiA gene encoding ribose-5-phosphate isomerase RpiA → MSDAQKQRAGEAAALRVEAGMVVGLGTGSTAAWFVKALAARNLTGLRCVPTSEKTADLARELGLPLVTLEDVSKIDLTVDGADEVGPGLALIKGGGAALLREKLVWEASDRCIVIADAAKVVPVLGAFPLPIEVVAFGHKTTGNRIADVLIDHDIAMPARLRQADRGVVRTDGGNVIYDAKCQAIHDPVRLADDLKLITGVVEHGLFLDLADEAIIGLDSGVNVLLP